The following are encoded together in the Acidobacteriota bacterium genome:
- a CDS encoding glycosyltransferase family 2 protein: MSVVAPVYREAENIRALATRIHAAMETAGVDWELILADDDSGDGSEELALELGRSLPLRFHVRRARPRDLSQSVLDGIRLARFDRLVVMDADLSHPPEQVPELLEALDGGAGMALGSRYVTGGRIDGEWSRYRTLNSRVATWLTRPLTRCADPMSGFFAVDRRRLPAPDELAPVGFKIGLELMVRGELQVREVPIRFDERHGGSSKLTWRQQLAFLRHLFRLYRYRFGVPVRLLAFGAVGATGLIVDTAVYLGLQAVGLGHLLARFLSFWPAVTWNWRLNRMLTFDDRPPARAVGQWTRFAFASTVGLTTNVGSYAALTSFVEPFMARPLLALFAGVAIGSAANFAVATRFVYRRRRPATGNE, translated from the coding sequence GTGAGCGTTGTAGCGCCTGTCTATCGGGAGGCGGAGAACATCCGGGCCCTGGCGACCCGGATTCACGCCGCGATGGAGACCGCCGGCGTCGACTGGGAGCTGATTCTCGCGGACGACGACTCCGGCGACGGAAGCGAAGAACTCGCCCTCGAACTGGGCCGCAGCCTGCCCCTGCGCTTCCATGTCCGGCGGGCGCGGCCCCGCGATCTCTCGCAATCGGTCCTGGACGGTATCCGGCTGGCACGCTTCGATCGGCTGGTCGTCATGGACGCCGACCTTTCCCATCCGCCCGAGCAAGTACCCGAGCTGCTCGAGGCCCTTGACGGCGGCGCCGGGATGGCGCTCGGCAGTCGCTATGTCACCGGCGGCCGGATCGACGGCGAGTGGAGCCGCTATCGCACCCTGAACTCCCGCGTCGCCACCTGGCTGACGCGACCGCTGACGCGTTGCGCGGATCCGATGTCAGGTTTCTTCGCCGTCGACCGTCGCCGGCTGCCCGCGCCCGATGAACTCGCTCCTGTCGGATTCAAGATAGGGCTGGAACTCATGGTGCGAGGCGAACTTCAGGTGCGTGAAGTGCCGATTCGCTTCGACGAACGCCACGGCGGATCGAGCAAGCTGACCTGGCGCCAGCAACTCGCCTTCCTGCGTCACCTGTTTCGCCTCTACCGGTATCGCTTCGGGGTCCCCGTGCGGCTGCTCGCCTTCGGCGCCGTCGGCGCCACCGGCCTGATCGTCGACACCGCAGTCTACCTGGGCCTCCAGGCAGTCGGACTCGGCCACCTGCTGGCGCGCTTCCTGTCCTTCTGGCCGGCCGTTACGTGGAACTGGCGCCTGAACCGGATGCTGACCTTCGACGACCGTCCGCCGGCACGCGCGGTCGGCCAATGGACCCGATTCGCCTTCGCCAGCACGGTCGGTCTGACGACGAACGTCGGCAGCTACGCGGCGCTGACGAGCTTCGTGGAACCGTTCATGGCCAGGCCATTGCTCGCCCTGTTCGCGGGCGTGGCCATCGGCAGCGCGGCGAACTTCGCCGTCGCGACGCGCTTCGTCTACCGCCGGCGCCGGCCGGCCACGGGCAACGAATGA